In Triticum urartu cultivar G1812 chromosome 6, Tu2.1, whole genome shotgun sequence, the following proteins share a genomic window:
- the LOC125514189 gene encoding ERI1 exoribonuclease 2-like isoform X2: MAARGQGLEQEFDFFVVVDFEATCVKDGRIFPQEIIEFPAVLVDGATGRIESAFRRYVRPKHHPVLTEFCRELTGIRQEDVDGGVELGDALWLHDSWLKAATAGAGNKRGVRLAVVTWGDWDCQTILEFECRFKGIEKPSYFDRWINLRVPFQAALGGGGRVNLQEAVRAAGLDWEGRLHCGLDDALNTARLLAEIMRRGVKITITGSLAPPPPIQQKQQPGASPCGGSPALAPPPIQQQPPRTGPCSGTFALVPAPAPIQQKQQPPQPHIIRLGFRIQCLSAASVDRPSHQNQSVAQLILLYS, translated from the exons ATGGCGGCGCGGGGGCAGGGTCTGGAGCAAGAATTCGATTTCTTCGTGGTGGTCGACTTCGAGGCGACGTGCGTGAAAGACGGGCGGATCTTCCCGCAGGAAATCATCGAGTTCCCCGCGGTGCTCGTCGACGGCGCCACCGGCCGCATCGAGTCCGCGTTTCGCAGGTACGTTCGTCCCAAACATCACCCTGTGCTGACCGAATTTTGCAGGGAGCTCACCGGCATCCGGCAGGAGGACGTCGACGGCGGCGTGGAACTCGGCGACGCACTCTGGCTGCACGATTCTTGGCTGAAGGCGGCGACGGCGGGAGCAGGGAACAAGAGAGGCGTCCGCTTGGCCGTGGTGACCTGGGGAGACTGGGATTGCCAGACCATTCTCGAGTTCGAGTGCCGCTTCAAGGGCATCGAGAAGCCCTCCTACTTCGATCGCTGGATCAACCTGAGGGTCCCCTTCCAGGCGGCGCTCGGCGGCGGAGGGCGGGTCAACCTGCAGGAGGCGGTCCGGGCGGCGGGGCTGGACTGGGAGGGCCGCCTGCACTGCGGGCTGGACGATGCGCTCAACACGGCGCGGCTGCTTGCTGAGATCATGCGGCGCGGGGTCAAGATCACCATCACCGGCTCgctggcgccgccgccgccgatccaGCAGAAGCAGCAGCCTGGCGCAAGCCCTTGCGGTGGCTCACCGGCGCTGGCGCCGCCACCAATCCAGCAGCAGCCGCCTCGCACAGGCCCTTGCAGTGGCACATTTGCGCTGgtgccggcgccggcgccgatcCAGCAGAAGCAGCAGCCGCCGCAGCCTCACATAATC AGACTGGGATTCAGAATCCAGTGTCTCTCAGCTGCTAGTGTTGATCGTCCTAGCCATCAGAATCAGAGTGTAGCTCAGCTGATTCTACTATACTCCTAG
- the LOC125514189 gene encoding ERI1 exoribonuclease 2-like isoform X1: MAARGQGLEQEFDFFVVVDFEATCVKDGRIFPQEIIEFPAVLVDGATGRIESAFRRYVRPKHHPVLTEFCRELTGIRQEDVDGGVELGDALWLHDSWLKAATAGAGNKRGVRLAVVTWGDWDCQTILEFECRFKGIEKPSYFDRWINLRVPFQAALGGGGRVNLQEAVRAAGLDWEGRLHCGLDDALNTARLLAEIMRRGVKITITGSLAPPPPIQQKQQPGASPCGGSPALAPPPIQQQPPRTGPCSGTFALVPAPAPIQQKQQPPQPHIISPCGGSSACFSYCEVATRGAMEPGPMRSGCANWTPAMGPYFLWSN; encoded by the coding sequence ATGGCGGCGCGGGGGCAGGGTCTGGAGCAAGAATTCGATTTCTTCGTGGTGGTCGACTTCGAGGCGACGTGCGTGAAAGACGGGCGGATCTTCCCGCAGGAAATCATCGAGTTCCCCGCGGTGCTCGTCGACGGCGCCACCGGCCGCATCGAGTCCGCGTTTCGCAGGTACGTTCGTCCCAAACATCACCCTGTGCTGACCGAATTTTGCAGGGAGCTCACCGGCATCCGGCAGGAGGACGTCGACGGCGGCGTGGAACTCGGCGACGCACTCTGGCTGCACGATTCTTGGCTGAAGGCGGCGACGGCGGGAGCAGGGAACAAGAGAGGCGTCCGCTTGGCCGTGGTGACCTGGGGAGACTGGGATTGCCAGACCATTCTCGAGTTCGAGTGCCGCTTCAAGGGCATCGAGAAGCCCTCCTACTTCGATCGCTGGATCAACCTGAGGGTCCCCTTCCAGGCGGCGCTCGGCGGCGGAGGGCGGGTCAACCTGCAGGAGGCGGTCCGGGCGGCGGGGCTGGACTGGGAGGGCCGCCTGCACTGCGGGCTGGACGATGCGCTCAACACGGCGCGGCTGCTTGCTGAGATCATGCGGCGCGGGGTCAAGATCACCATCACCGGCTCgctggcgccgccgccgccgatccaGCAGAAGCAGCAGCCTGGCGCAAGCCCTTGCGGTGGCTCACCGGCGCTGGCGCCGCCACCAATCCAGCAGCAGCCGCCTCGCACAGGCCCTTGCAGTGGCACATTTGCGCTGgtgccggcgccggcgccgatcCAGCAGAAGCAGCAGCCGCCGCAGCCTCACATAATCAGCCCCTGCGGTGGCTCCTCCGCGTGCTTCTCGTACTGCGAGGTGGCGACCAGAGGAGCCATGGAGCCAGGGCCGATGCGGTCTGGATGCGCCAACTGGACGCCGGCCATGGGACCTTACTTCCTGTGGAGCAACTGA